The genomic interval AAGCCTATTACGCCGACGTATCCGCCGGATTCGCCACTGGCGAAGCTCAAGCGCTAGGCCCTCAAACGCTATCGCAGTTTTAAAACACCCGCGAAGGAAATCATGTCCGCAGTCCCGTCCGTTACAGCCGATCAACACGCTACGCTCGAAGCCCGCCTTGCGCGCTTTCCGGCGCAGCAGGTCCGGCTGGCCACGCAACGCGCGGTGAGCTATCGCGAAGTGGATAGCGCCGGCAGCAGCGCGTTGCCGCTCGTGCTGCTGCACGGTATCGGGTCGGGCGCGGCGTCGTGGGTGCAGCAGTTCGAGGGACTCGGCGCGACGCGCCGCGTGCTGGCATGGGATGCGCCGGGTTATGGCGCATCTACGCCGGTCGTGGCCGGATCTCCCGCCGCAGCCGATTACGCGAGTTTGTTGAAGGAGTGGCTGGACGCGCTCGGCATCGAACGCTGCGTGCTGCTCGGCCATTCGCTCGGCGCGATCATCGCCGGCGCGTTTGCGGTGGCGCACCCGCAGCGTGTGGCCGGTTTGCTGCTGTTGTCGCCGGCTGGTGGATACGGCGCGGCCTCGGCGGAACTGCGTAATGCGAAGCGCGATCAGCGCCTTGCCATGCTGAACGAACTGGGCCCGCAAGGCCTTGCGGAAAAACGCAGCGCCAACATGCTGTCCGCTCACGCGAGCGACGAAGCGCGCGCATGGGTGCGCTGGAACATGTCGCGCGTGATCCCGCACGGCTACGCGCAGGCCACGCATCTGCTCGCCAACGCCGATCTCGCCGGCGACCTCGCGCG from Paraburkholderia phytofirmans PsJN carries:
- a CDS encoding alpha/beta fold hydrolase is translated as MSAVPSVTADQHATLEARLARFPAQQVRLATQRAVSYREVDSAGSSALPLVLLHGIGSGAASWVQQFEGLGATRRVLAWDAPGYGASTPVVAGSPAAADYASLLKEWLDALGIERCVLLGHSLGAIIAGAFAVAHPQRVAGLLLLSPAGGYGAASAELRNAKRDQRLAMLNELGPQGLAEKRSANMLSAHASDEARAWVRWNMSRVIPHGYAQATHLLANADLAGDLARFKGRINVAVGADDTITTPEACERLALAAGTKLQVVPRAGHAGYIEAPAAYTAIIDTFCRTSDGQRSQ